A genomic region of Paenibacillus sp. PL2-23 contains the following coding sequences:
- a CDS encoding ROK family protein, translated as MRIGAIEAGGTKFICGIGNEQGIIEDKISFPTSEPERTLEQVISYFEHNNVDSIGIGSFGPIDIHPSSSYYGCVTTTPKPGWANFPFLKSLKQVFDVPFGWDTDVNAAALGESMWGSARGLDSCIYYTIGTGIGVGVFAEGRLVHGLVHPEGGHLLTRRHPEDRFEGNCPYHGDCLEGMAAGPAIEKRWNRKGCDIPADHLAWSMEAYYIGQSVTASILMLSPKKIILGGGVMHQKQLYPLIRKEVQSNLNGYVSAKSIVDNIDDYIVPPALGDNAGLCGALALGLQTMEGSGR; from the coding sequence ATGCGGATTGGTGCTATTGAAGCCGGAGGGACAAAATTTATTTGTGGCATCGGTAATGAACAAGGGATAATTGAAGATAAAATAAGTTTTCCGACAAGCGAACCGGAAAGAACGCTTGAGCAAGTCATTTCCTATTTTGAACACAATAATGTGGATAGTATCGGAATCGGATCCTTCGGGCCGATCGATATCCATCCATCCAGCTCTTACTATGGATGTGTAACGACAACTCCGAAGCCGGGTTGGGCGAACTTTCCGTTCCTGAAGAGCTTGAAGCAAGTGTTCGACGTACCGTTTGGATGGGACACGGATGTCAACGCCGCCGCGCTTGGAGAATCCATGTGGGGTTCTGCTAGGGGCTTGGACAGTTGCATCTATTATACGATAGGTACTGGAATCGGCGTAGGTGTGTTCGCAGAAGGCAGGCTGGTTCACGGTCTTGTGCATCCGGAAGGAGGGCATCTATTAACAAGGCGCCATCCGGAAGATCGATTTGAAGGGAACTGTCCGTATCATGGGGATTGCCTGGAAGGCATGGCCGCCGGTCCGGCGATCGAGAAGCGCTGGAATAGGAAAGGCTGTGATATACCTGCCGACCATTTGGCATGGTCAATGGAAGCTTATTATATCGGACAATCGGTGACAGCTTCCATTCTGATGTTGTCCCCAAAGAAAATCATTTTAGGCGGCGGCGTCATGCATCAGAAGCAGCTTTACCCATTGATCCGAAAAGAGGTTCAAAGCAATTTGAATGGCTATGTTAGTGCCAAGTCCATTGTAGATAACATCGATGATTATATCGTTCCTCCCGCATTAGGAGACAATGCCGGTTTATGCGGAGCGCTGGCGCTTGGATTGCAGACGATGGAAGGGAGTGGAAGATAG
- a CDS encoding 3-oxoacyl-ACP reductase family protein, producing MEISLKGKLALITGSSGGIGRAIAELLASAGAKVAVHYLNNGEAAEHVVRGIVSNGGDAARFGADLSNTAEIERLVNEVENVFKQPIDILVNNAGHLIERRLNENMTEQLYDAVMDVNFKSTVFACKHVIPGMKRIGGGVIINMASVAVLNGGGSGAQIYAASKSAIQTYSKGLATELASSGIRVNVLAPGFIGQTAFHDTFTPPAARNKAVEHIPLGREGTPEDVAGSALFLASELARYITGHTIHINGGMYMS from the coding sequence ATGGAGATTAGTCTGAAAGGCAAGCTGGCGCTCATAACAGGCTCAAGCGGGGGAATTGGAAGAGCGATAGCCGAGTTGCTGGCGTCAGCCGGCGCGAAGGTGGCGGTGCATTATCTGAACAACGGAGAAGCAGCTGAACATGTCGTCCGCGGAATTGTGAGCAACGGGGGAGACGCAGCGCGGTTCGGAGCAGATTTGTCCAACACCGCCGAAATAGAACGTCTGGTAAATGAAGTTGAGAATGTATTTAAACAGCCGATCGATATACTCGTCAATAACGCTGGTCACTTAATTGAACGCAGATTAAACGAGAACATGACGGAACAGCTGTATGATGCGGTGATGGATGTCAATTTCAAGAGCACCGTGTTCGCTTGCAAGCATGTCATTCCGGGGATGAAACGAATCGGCGGAGGCGTCATCATCAACATGGCTTCTGTTGCCGTCCTTAACGGAGGGGGAAGCGGCGCGCAGATCTATGCCGCGAGCAAGTCGGCCATTCAGACGTATTCAAAAGGACTTGCGACCGAGCTGGCATCAAGCGGCATTCGCGTGAACGTGCTGGCGCCCGGATTTATCGGCCAGACTGCATTCCACGATACCTTCACGCCTCCTGCAGCCAGAAATAAGGCAGTTGAGCATATCCCGCTTGGCAGAGAAGGCACGCCGGAGGATGTTGCGGGCAGCGCCTTGTTCTTGGCGTCCGAGCTGGCCCGTTATATCACGGGGCATACCATTCATATCAATGGTGGAATGTATATGAGTTGA
- a CDS encoding FAD-dependent oxidoreductase: MKYEIVRSDVTVVGGGLAGVCAAVAAARLGKKVALIQNRSVLGGNSSSEVRVWVVGATGHGVNRYAREGGIMGEMFVENQYRNPDGNPYLWDLIVLETVYSEPNIQLFLNTDVHEVEADGDEDDRVIHAVTGWMMGSERRIRFEGPVFLDCTGDGLVGFLAGAKYRIGRESREEYGEDWAPEVADDITLGSTLLFYTKDAGHPVKYIPPSFAKDITQTPIPMKRVLNSGDSGCHYWWIEWGGELDTLHDNERIRDELWAVIYGIWDYIKNSGKFDADNMTLEWVGSVPGRREYRRFIGDYVMTKNDLEKQTQFEDNVTFGGWSIDLHPPEGMYASGYTSMHYHSDGIYHIPFRSLYSVNVRNMLFAGRNISASHVAFGSTRVMGTCATMGEAAGTAAAICASKEITPRTLFNEHMQELQQTLLWQDASVIGLRNTASDDLCLRAAVTASSYLDRIAVTEADEQFRLTSDAGLILPVDSGIGTIRLLLDAEEDTTVTLELWDTGKLENYIPVNRQAHCVQTVQAGEKQWVSFQLNWNPTEAQNAFLIVRENEKVNLYLSHTPHTGILSFVREKKLNVARGMESLDQNQPVVQWNMKRVVRKPFCFELSNETKAFHPSKVIDGYKRPYGGPHMWLSQSMHDGSEPWLELQWSEAVPIREIHLIFNDDVNEDLINLHHHRTPFEVMPELVRDYRIERLEDGQWLTLFEERNNRQRKRVHALDKAVAADRIRLVITATNGSSHAEVVEIRVR, encoded by the coding sequence ATGAAATATGAAATAGTACGTAGTGATGTGACGGTCGTAGGCGGAGGGTTGGCCGGTGTCTGCGCTGCTGTAGCGGCTGCCAGATTAGGCAAGAAGGTGGCATTGATTCAGAATCGCTCCGTGCTGGGCGGCAATTCCAGCAGCGAGGTCAGGGTATGGGTAGTAGGGGCAACGGGCCATGGTGTGAACCGGTATGCGCGTGAAGGCGGGATCATGGGCGAGATGTTCGTGGAGAATCAATACCGGAACCCGGATGGCAATCCGTATCTATGGGATCTGATTGTGCTGGAGACGGTATACAGCGAACCGAATATCCAGTTGTTTCTAAATACTGACGTTCACGAGGTGGAAGCGGATGGCGATGAGGATGACAGGGTCATTCATGCCGTTACCGGCTGGATGATGGGTTCAGAGCGGAGAATCCGCTTCGAGGGACCGGTCTTCCTCGATTGTACAGGCGACGGCCTTGTCGGGTTTCTGGCTGGAGCCAAATATCGGATTGGGCGCGAATCAAGAGAGGAGTACGGCGAAGATTGGGCCCCGGAAGTCGCGGATGACATCACTCTAGGCAGCACGCTGCTATTCTATACGAAGGACGCCGGCCATCCGGTGAAATATATCCCGCCAAGCTTCGCCAAGGATATTACCCAAACGCCGATCCCGATGAAACGCGTACTGAACAGCGGTGACTCGGGCTGTCATTATTGGTGGATCGAATGGGGCGGAGAGCTGGACACTCTTCATGATAACGAGCGGATTCGCGACGAATTGTGGGCAGTCATCTACGGGATATGGGATTATATCAAGAACTCTGGGAAGTTCGATGCGGATAACATGACGCTGGAGTGGGTCGGCAGCGTTCCAGGTCGAAGGGAATACAGGCGGTTTATCGGCGACTATGTTATGACCAAAAATGATCTCGAAAAACAGACGCAATTTGAGGATAATGTCACGTTCGGAGGCTGGTCGATCGATCTGCATCCGCCTGAGGGCATGTATGCGTCAGGGTATACTTCCATGCATTATCACTCCGACGGGATCTATCACATCCCATTCCGAAGCCTGTACTCCGTCAATGTTCGCAACATGCTGTTCGCAGGACGCAATATTAGCGCATCGCATGTCGCTTTCGGCTCGACGCGCGTCATGGGGACTTGCGCGACGATGGGCGAAGCGGCAGGCACCGCAGCGGCGATATGCGCATCCAAGGAGATTACGCCAAGAACACTATTCAATGAGCATATGCAAGAGCTGCAACAAACCTTGCTGTGGCAGGATGCATCGGTTATCGGCTTGCGCAATACCGCGTCAGATGATCTCTGCCTGCGTGCTGCGGTCACCGCTTCCAGCTATTTGGACCGAATTGCAGTTACGGAAGCAGATGAGCAATTCCGTCTGACAAGCGACGCCGGATTGATCTTGCCTGTCGATTCGGGAATCGGAACGATTCGTCTGCTGCTTGATGCTGAAGAGGACACGACCGTTACGCTTGAGCTATGGGATACCGGTAAATTGGAGAATTATATCCCGGTAAACAGGCAGGCGCATTGCGTTCAAACCGTGCAGGCGGGCGAGAAGCAATGGGTGTCGTTCCAATTGAACTGGAATCCGACAGAAGCGCAAAATGCTTTCTTGATCGTACGCGAGAATGAGAAGGTCAACTTGTACTTATCCCACACCCCGCACACGGGCATATTGTCATTCGTACGCGAGAAGAAGCTGAACGTCGCGCGCGGCATGGAGTCGTTGGATCAGAATCAGCCTGTCGTTCAGTGGAATATGAAACGGGTTGTACGCAAGCCGTTCTGCTTCGAGCTGTCTAACGAGACGAAGGCATTCCATCCATCCAAGGTGATAGACGGGTACAAGCGTCCATACGGGGGACCGCACATGTGGTTGTCGCAAAGCATGCATGACGGCAGCGAGCCATGGCTTGAGCTGCAATGGAGCGAAGCCGTGCCCATTCGGGAAATCCATCTCATCTTTAATGATGATGTGAACGAGGATTTGATCAATCTGCATCATCATCGCACGCCATTTGAGGTCATGCCGGAGCTTGTCCGTGATTACCGGATCGAACGGCTCGAAGACGGTCAATGGTTGACCTTGTTCGAAGAGCGTAACAACCGTCAGCGTAAACGGGTGCATGCCTTGGACAAGGCAGTTGCCGCAGATCGCATACGCCTCGTGATTACCGCTACGAACGGCAGCAGCCATGCGGAGGTAGTCGAAATTCGAGTGAGATAG
- a CDS encoding mandelate racemase/muconate lactonizing enzyme family protein, producing the protein MRIERIEVIQLEASFAKLFGGSDKVPPSLLFPGASFASRPRFGQASTLVRITTDDGYVGVGEAWGLPSSSIPAVIIEEVFAPMLIGVDPFATSVHWDRMYGTLNRMGNTRGFAMEAMSAIDMACWDLKGRMTGMPIHALLGGRHRERIDCYASPVYFFDEPAESAAKALEYVNEGFRAIKVKAGRSIETDLKHLASVQDAVGPDVKLLVDMNCAYDVRTAITLARELEAFNILWFEEPIPPEDAEGLLAIHRAIRIPLATGENEFTPQGFRDMLRLGAVDIIMPNVTRAGGFTGLDRIAKLAEAFSVKIALHGVGSGIQVAAAVQAMAAYGNAYLYEYNRLLNPLREALIEPFPTFADGALVVPDGPGLGVELNSSTVDQYAISTSVKE; encoded by the coding sequence ATGCGTATTGAGCGAATAGAAGTTATACAACTGGAAGCCAGCTTTGCGAAGCTGTTCGGAGGGAGCGATAAGGTGCCGCCATCTCTGCTGTTCCCGGGCGCTTCCTTCGCATCAAGGCCGCGGTTCGGCCAAGCGAGCACATTGGTCAGGATTACGACGGACGACGGATACGTCGGAGTCGGCGAAGCTTGGGGATTGCCAAGTTCTAGCATTCCTGCCGTTATCATCGAGGAAGTATTCGCGCCGATGCTGATCGGTGTGGACCCGTTCGCCACATCCGTGCATTGGGATCGGATGTACGGCACGTTGAACCGAATGGGCAACACGCGGGGCTTTGCCATGGAGGCTATGAGCGCCATCGACATGGCTTGCTGGGATTTGAAGGGACGAATGACGGGAATGCCGATCCATGCGTTGCTTGGCGGACGTCATCGCGAACGAATCGATTGTTATGCAAGTCCTGTGTACTTTTTTGATGAACCGGCAGAATCGGCTGCGAAAGCGTTGGAATACGTAAACGAAGGATTTCGTGCCATCAAGGTGAAAGCAGGCCGATCGATCGAGACGGATCTTAAGCATCTTGCATCCGTGCAGGATGCGGTGGGACCAGATGTCAAGCTGCTCGTCGACATGAATTGCGCTTACGACGTGCGTACGGCAATCACGCTTGCGCGGGAGTTGGAGGCGTTCAATATCCTATGGTTCGAAGAACCAATTCCGCCGGAAGATGCGGAAGGGCTTCTCGCTATCCATCGCGCCATTCGGATTCCGCTCGCCACCGGCGAGAACGAATTCACTCCCCAAGGCTTTCGGGACATGCTGCGGTTAGGCGCCGTCGATATCATCATGCCGAATGTGACACGTGCAGGCGGCTTCACGGGGTTGGACCGTATAGCCAAGCTCGCCGAAGCATTTTCGGTGAAGATCGCGCTCCACGGGGTAGGCTCAGGCATTCAGGTTGCAGCGGCCGTTCAAGCGATGGCAGCGTACGGCAACGCTTATCTCTATGAATATAATCGATTGCTTAATCCGCTCAGAGAAGCGCTGATCGAGCCTTTTCCTACTTTCGCTGACGGTGCGCTGGTTGTACCGGACGGTCCGGGACTCGGCGTAGAGCTCAATAGCTCCACCGTCGATCAATATGCAATTTCGACATCGGTTAAGGAGTGA
- a CDS encoding carbohydrate ABC transporter permease gives MATMTTRRKDSFKKLLLTGLMLVFGIAMILPFLWMISASFKSPQEVFLYPIRWIPAEILLDHHIKVWTGRESFAVYYWNSIKISLISMFGATLLAAFAAYGFARVDFPGRGPIFIFYLSMMMIPPQILFVPKFLMFEWLGIYNTHLALILPGMFTIFGVFMLRQFFIGIPMDISESAMIDGAGHFRIFFQLMLPLAKPALATFAIIDFSWHWNDYENALVFLLDKELFTIPLGLQNFIDEHYVDYNGMMAAATAGIIPMIAVFLIGQRFIIQGISSTAVKG, from the coding sequence ATGGCTACAATGACAACACGGCGCAAGGACAGCTTCAAGAAGCTGCTGCTTACCGGCCTGATGCTCGTCTTCGGCATTGCGATGATCCTTCCTTTCCTGTGGATGATCAGTGCTTCGTTCAAAAGCCCGCAGGAGGTATTCCTATACCCGATTCGCTGGATTCCTGCCGAGATCTTGCTGGATCACCACATCAAGGTATGGACAGGCAGAGAGAGCTTCGCCGTCTATTATTGGAATTCGATTAAAATCAGTCTGATCAGCATGTTTGGCGCCACGCTGCTTGCGGCATTCGCGGCGTATGGCTTCGCCAGGGTCGATTTCCCGGGTCGGGGGCCGATCTTCATTTTCTACTTATCCATGATGATGATACCGCCTCAAATCTTGTTCGTGCCGAAATTTCTTATGTTCGAGTGGCTGGGCATTTACAATACGCATCTTGCCTTAATTCTGCCAGGGATGTTCACGATATTCGGCGTGTTTATGCTTAGACAATTTTTTATTGGTATTCCGATGGACATTTCCGAATCTGCGATGATCGATGGAGCAGGACATTTTCGGATTTTCTTCCAACTGATGCTCCCGCTGGCCAAGCCGGCGCTTGCAACTTTCGCGATTATCGACTTCTCCTGGCATTGGAATGATTATGAGAACGCCTTAGTATTCCTGTTGGATAAGGAGCTGTTCACGATCCCACTAGGGCTTCAGAATTTCATTGACGAACATTATGTCGACTATAACGGGATGATGGCGGCAGCCACGGCGGGCATTATCCCGATGATTGCGGTATTCCTGATCGGTCAGCGATTCATTATTCAAGGCATATCCAGTACAGCGGTCAAAGGATAA
- a CDS encoding sugar ABC transporter permease, protein MRISWMKRQQLVGYLFIAPNMLGILLFFFLPAMFSLAVTFTDWQFTTRSASFVGFDNFIRLFQDPVFYDSLTNTLVFLAAVPLSIFLAFIVAVLLNQSVYLKNMLRAMYFLPYITSGVAVAFVWMLLFHAKDGPINAFLRSIGIANPPGWFSTIDTPMFAFDMIWVWFLLGYNMIIYLAALQEISPELLEAAKIDGAKRLTTIRHILLPLVSPTTLFLLITGFITTVKAFGIIEAITHGGPGTSSHVLSLFVYKTAFRYYEMGYAAAISWILFLLIMIITVIQWAAQKKWVHY, encoded by the coding sequence TTGAGAATCAGTTGGATGAAAAGGCAGCAGCTCGTCGGCTATCTCTTTATTGCGCCTAATATGCTGGGAATCCTCCTCTTTTTCTTCTTGCCTGCTATGTTTTCGCTCGCGGTTACGTTCACGGATTGGCAGTTTACGACCCGCAGCGCCAGCTTCGTTGGCTTTGACAATTTTATCCGGTTGTTTCAGGATCCCGTTTTTTATGACTCGCTGACAAATACGCTTGTGTTCCTGGCTGCCGTTCCGCTCAGTATCTTTCTCGCTTTTATTGTGGCTGTCCTGCTGAACCAGAGCGTCTATCTGAAAAATATGCTGCGCGCCATGTATTTCTTGCCTTACATTACGAGCGGCGTGGCGGTGGCTTTTGTGTGGATGCTGCTGTTTCATGCCAAGGACGGCCCGATCAATGCATTCCTGCGCTCGATTGGCATCGCCAACCCGCCGGGCTGGTTCTCGACGATCGATACGCCGATGTTCGCCTTTGATATGATTTGGGTGTGGTTCCTGCTGGGGTACAACATGATCATTTATCTTGCCGCGCTGCAGGAGATATCGCCTGAGCTGCTGGAGGCGGCGAAGATTGACGGAGCGAAACGCTTGACGACGATACGGCACATCTTGCTGCCGCTTGTGAGTCCGACCACGCTCTTCCTGCTCATTACGGGTTTCATCACAACCGTCAAGGCATTCGGCATCATCGAGGCGATCACGCATGGAGGACCCGGAACAAGCTCGCATGTGCTGTCGCTCTTCGTTTACAAGACAGCGTTCCGCTATTACGAGATGGGATATGCGGCTGCTATATCCTGGATATTGTTTTTGCTGATCATGATCATTACCGTCATTCAATGGGCAGCGCAGAAGAAATGGGTTCACTACTAA
- a CDS encoding extracellular solute-binding protein, with product MKRQSKLGLITLVLLVNVLLLSACTGGNNGVAPTAVGNEKQTDSSANKGNGEPIKLTFWGGVPAEAGPQEVVDNWNKENPDIQVEYVRYVNDDAGNLKLDTALMTGQGVDLYASYLLPRLEKRVQAGNAVDLAQFGDYDIDDKIGPDAKAWQVEGKYYAMPTKKNIYFMWLNKDALDAAGLPVPYDWTWEDVKDYAKQLGTNDRWGMVQTLRELDFIMDGSIAAKGNILPDGTSNLGDPNARRYLEILNEMMFEDKTTPPMGEQISNKMPIEADFLGGKAAMFYAGEWIFRFANNMKDYPRDFKIAFAPIPKVTTEQGDFKTIGGVGDAISINAKSENVEAAWKFLKWYADGGMLPQAAGGRLPASKDADGELALELLLKGVEDTYDLDSVKKVLLRDDLEKFTLNLEQQVIDMRKEEYEKYFTHAQSLDDTVANIVKRHNDFIKQSK from the coding sequence ATGAAGAGACAATCTAAGCTTGGCCTTATCACGCTCGTATTGCTGGTGAACGTACTGTTATTATCCGCATGCACGGGAGGCAATAACGGGGTTGCGCCTACAGCAGTCGGCAATGAGAAGCAAACCGATTCGTCTGCGAACAAGGGGAACGGCGAACCGATCAAGCTGACCTTCTGGGGTGGCGTACCTGCCGAAGCGGGACCGCAGGAGGTCGTTGATAATTGGAACAAGGAGAACCCCGATATTCAGGTCGAGTACGTTCGATATGTGAATGACGACGCCGGCAACTTGAAGCTGGACACCGCTCTCATGACCGGCCAAGGCGTCGATCTCTATGCCAGCTATTTGCTCCCAAGATTGGAGAAGCGGGTGCAGGCCGGCAATGCTGTCGACCTCGCCCAATTCGGGGATTACGACATCGATGACAAGATCGGCCCCGACGCCAAGGCATGGCAGGTGGAGGGAAAATACTATGCGATGCCGACGAAGAAGAACATTTATTTTATGTGGTTGAACAAAGACGCATTGGACGCAGCGGGCTTGCCTGTGCCATATGACTGGACTTGGGAGGATGTTAAGGATTACGCCAAGCAGTTAGGGACAAATGATCGATGGGGTATGGTGCAGACCCTGCGCGAACTAGACTTCATCATGGACGGCTCGATCGCTGCCAAGGGCAACATTCTGCCTGATGGGACGTCGAATCTGGGCGATCCGAACGCACGCCGTTATCTGGAGATTCTGAATGAGATGATGTTTGAAGATAAGACAACGCCGCCGATGGGCGAGCAGATCTCGAATAAAATGCCGATTGAAGCCGATTTCCTTGGCGGCAAGGCTGCCATGTTCTATGCCGGCGAATGGATATTCCGCTTCGCCAACAACATGAAGGACTATCCGCGCGACTTCAAGATCGCATTCGCACCGATTCCTAAGGTGACCACGGAGCAAGGCGACTTCAAGACGATCGGAGGCGTTGGCGACGCCATATCGATCAATGCAAAATCGGAAAATGTCGAAGCGGCTTGGAAGTTCCTGAAGTGGTATGCGGACGGCGGCATGCTTCCTCAGGCTGCGGGCGGACGACTGCCGGCTTCTAAGGATGCGGACGGAGAATTGGCGCTAGAGCTGTTATTGAAAGGTGTAGAGGACACCTACGACCTGGATTCCGTCAAAAAGGTGCTGCTGCGGGACGACCTGGAGAAGTTCACGCTGAACTTGGAGCAGCAAGTGATCGACATGCGGAAGGAAGAATATGAGAAGTATTTCACGCATGCGCAGTCGCTTGACGACACCGTGGCCAATATCGTCAAGCGCCACAACGACTTTATAAAGCAGTCCAAATAA